The genomic window CGCCACCATCCTGGTGCGCGGACTGAACAGCTTTTCGTATTCCTCGACGAGGAAGTTGCCCTCGTCATCGACCGGCGCCCACTTGATCACCGCCCCGCGCCGCTCGCGCAGGAAATGCCAGGGGACGATGTTGGAGTGGTGCTCCATGATCGAGAGGATGATCTCGTCCCCCTCCCCGATCAGCCCGGCCCAACCCATGGAGGAGGCGACGAGGTTGTAGGCCTCCGTCGCGTTGCGGGTGAAGACGATCTCGTCGGTGGAAGCCGCGTTGAGGAACTGGCGCGTGGTCTCGCGCGCGCCCTCGAAGCCTTCGGTGGCGGCATTGGCCATGTAGTGCAGGCCGCGGTGGACGTTGGCGTAGCCCGTCTCCATGCAGGAGACCATGGCGTCGACGACCGCCTTGGGCTTCTGCGCCGAGGCGGCGTTGTCGAGGTAGACCAGCGGCTTGCCGTAGACCTTTTCCGAGAGGATCGGGAATTCCTTTCGAATTGCCTCGACGTCGTAGCTCATGGTGCCTCGATCGGTGCGCAGTGGTGCGTTCATGGCGTCGCTCCGTCGGCAAGTCCCGCGAAGTCGTCGTGGATCAGCGTCCCGTAGAGGCCAGCGATGGCTGCCGCGATCACGACGGATGCGAGAACCGTCGCGCCCAGTGCGAGGCCGGTGCCGGCGCGGGCATCGAGACCCGTGGCTTCGGACAGGCAGAGGCCGGCATAGGCCGTCCACAGGCCTAGCATCAGAACCCCGCCGACGGTCTCGAACCCGGCGAGGGAGGCCACCAGACCGGTGGCGAGGATCGGGAGCGTCGAGACCCAGCTCGCGACCGCGACCGCCGTGCGCAGGGCCGCGAACGCGGGCTTGGCGGGACTCGGCCGCGTGAACAGCCACAGCGTTCCGGCCACCCCGCCGTAGAAGAGCGGCAGAACCGCGAGGAGGCAGACGCTCCACAGGGCGACCTCCCCGAGTGAGGCCGCAAGGGTCGCCCTGTTCGCCGCCTGCGCGGCGACGAAACGCGGAAAGCCGTCCTCGGCCGGATCCGCCAGCACGACGATGGCGCCGGACAGGATGACGAGGCCAAGCCGCCGCCCCTCGCCGATCGTCCTTCCGGCCTCGCGCATCGCCGCCCGCGGCGATCGCCAGCCGAGCGCCAGATGGCGCCCGGCCGTCGCAGCGTCGGAGCGGTCTCCGCTCACCCCCGTGCCGCCAGCCACGCCTCGATCCCGCCGATCAGCGCGTCGCGCGCGCCCTCGTGCGTGACCGATTCCACCGCCTCGCCGACGAAGGCCTGGACCAGCAGGCTCTCGGCGGCGGCGCGCGGCAGGCCGCGGGCCATGAGGTAGAACAGCAGATCCTCGTCCGGCGCGCCGCAGGTGGCACCATGGCCGCAGGCCACGTCGTCGGCGAAGATCTCCAGTTCCGGCTTGTTCATCATCTGACCGTCGTCGGCCAGCAGCAGGCAGTCGGACTTCATCTTGCCGTCGGTCTGCTGCGCGACCTGCCGGACGATGATCTTGCCCTGGAACACGCCGGTGGAATCGCCGTCGATCACCGTCTTGAACATCTCGCGGCCCACGCCCCCGGTCGCCGCGTGGTCGGCGAGCAGGGTCGAGTCCGCGAGCTGGCCGTGGCCGAGCAGCGCCGCGCCGTTGACCACGGCGTCGGCGTCCTCGCCCGCGACGTGCAGGTAGATCTGATGGCGCGAGAGCCTGGCGCCGGTGACGAGGTTGACGGTCTCGAGTCGCGCCCGGGCGTCGAGCCGCACCGAGAGCGTCGAGAGGGCGATGGCCGCATCCCCCTCCCGGTTGAGCCGGGTGTGGCGGAAGGCGGCCTCGTCACCGATGCGCACGTCGAGGGCGTCGTTGGGCTGGTAGGTCAGCCCGGCCGGGCCCTCGTGGCTCTCGAGCAGGAAGAACTCGGACGCCGCGCCGAGTTCGACCAGCACGCGGGTCGCGGTCGAGAACGCGGCTCCGCCGGTGCCGACGAAGCGCAGGTGCACCGGAACCTGCGGCTTGGCACCGGGGGCGACCGAGATCAGCGCGCCGTCCGCCAGGAAGGCGGTGTTGAGCTGATAGATCGGGTTCTCGCGCACCTGCTCGACGGGGGCGAGCAGCTTCAGGCGGGCATCGCCCTGCGCAAGCGCTTCGTTGAGCGGCGTGACCGTCACGCCCTCGGGCAGGCGGCCGAGATCGGACAGCGCGGCCACGAGATGGCCGTTGACGAAGGTCAGGCGCGCGGCCTCGATCTCGTCGAAGCCCGTCGCACCGGCAACCGCGGCCTTGGCCGCATCCTCGGACGGCGCCTCGGCGGGCGGGGCGGCCTCCGTGATGGCGGCGCGCAGGTCCGTGTACTTGAACGCCTCGACCCGGCGGCTCGGCAGGCCGGTCGCCTCGAAGAAGCGGAACGCCTCCTCGCGGCTGATCGCCTGCTCGGTGGCGAAGCTTTTCCGCGCGGACTCGAAGAGTTTGGAGAGGCCGGCCTCGGCGGGGGAGCGGAGATTGGTGACGTCGGCCATCACGCAGCCTCGCTCGCGCGGTACTCGGCGTAGCCGCTGGCCTCGAGTTCGAGCGCCAGTTCCTTGCCGCCGGTCTTCACGATCCGGCCCTTCGACATGACGTGCACGGTGTCGGGCACGATGTGGTTGAGGAGCCGCTGGTAGTGGGTGATGACGAGGAACGAGCGTCCTTCGGCGCGCAGCGCGTTCACCCCCTCGGAGACGATGCGCAGGGCATCGATGTCGAGGCCGGAATCGGTCTCGTCGAGGACGCAGAACTTCGGGGCCAGCAGCGCCATCTGGAGGATCTCCATGCGCTTCTTCTCACCACCCGAGAAGCCGACGTTGAGCGCGCGCTTGAGCATCTCCTTGTCGATCTCGAGCTTGTCGGCCGCCGCGTTCACCGCGCGGATGAAATCGGGGGTCGAGAGTTCGTCCTCGCCCCGCGCCTTGCGCTGTGCGTTGAGGCAGGCCTTGAGGAAGGTCATGGTGCCGACGCCCGGGATCTCCAGCGGGTACTGGAAGGCCAGGAAGATGCCGGCGGCCGCGCGCGCGTCGGCCTCCATCTCCAGCACGTTCTGCCCGTCGAGCAGGATCTCGCCGTCGAGGACCTCGTAGTCCTCCTTGCCGGCGATGACGTAGGAGAGCGTCGACTTGCCGGACCCGTTCGGGCCCATGATCGCGGCGACCTCGCCGTCGTTCACGGTGAGGTTCAGGCCGTTGAGGATGCGGTTGTCCTCGATCTGCACGACGAGGTTTTTGATTTCGAGCATTTTTGGAACGTCCTAATTTGACATCCATCCACCACGGGACGGCCTACGCCTTGTAGCCAAGCGTGCTTTGCGTTCGGCCTCGTTACGGGCGAGAATCGCTTTAGCCACCATTTTACCAAGCTCTTCAATGCACCCCTCAGCATCACCACTGAACGATTGCGATTGTGAGCCGACTTTTATCTTGAATTCATCGCCTGACGCAGCAGGAGAAATCTTTGCAAACTCATTCTCACCGAACATGAGAAATAGCTCTCCCTCCCTCACGATGGGCGAGAGATGATTCTCATGGAGGCGAGATGAACTGGCATTAAGGATATCGAAAAGGATGCCGACCTGTGCTCGCTTGGCTTCTGCATCCCGCTGCCGAGCAGTATTTTCAGCATCTTGCTCGGCACGAAATGCGTCGAAACCTTTGTCAAAGGCAGCCATCCAAATCCTCCCTATCCAACACTGCCCTCAAGGCTGATCGAGATCAGCTTCTGGGCCTCCACCGCGAACTCCATCGGCAGTTGCTGTAGCACGTCGCGGACGAAGCCGTTGACGATGAGGGCGGTCGCCTCCTCCTCGGAGAGGCCGCGCTGCTGGCAGTAGAATTTTTGCTCTTCGGAGATCTTCGAAGTCGTTGCTTCGTGCTCGAACACCGCGCTCGCGTTCTTCGACTCGATGTAGGGCACGGTGTGCGCGCCGCACCGGTCGCCGATCAGCAGGCTGTCGCAGTTGGTGAAGTTGCGGGCGTTCTTGGCTCGTCTGTGGGCCGAGACGAGGCCCCGGTAGGTGTTCTGCGATCGCCCCGCCGAGATGCCCTTCGA from Methylorubrum populi includes these protein-coding regions:
- a CDS encoding SufD family Fe-S cluster assembly protein — protein: MADVTNLRSPAEAGLSKLFESARKSFATEQAISREEAFRFFEATGLPSRRVEAFKYTDLRAAITEAAPPAEAPSEDAAKAAVAGATGFDEIEAARLTFVNGHLVAALSDLGRLPEGVTVTPLNEALAQGDARLKLLAPVEQVRENPIYQLNTAFLADGALISVAPGAKPQVPVHLRFVGTGGAAFSTATRVLVELGAASEFFLLESHEGPAGLTYQPNDALDVRIGDEAAFRHTRLNREGDAAIALSTLSVRLDARARLETVNLVTGARLSRHQIYLHVAGEDADAVVNGAALLGHGQLADSTLLADHAATGGVGREMFKTVIDGDSTGVFQGKIIVRQVAQQTDGKMKSDCLLLADDGQMMNKPELEIFADDVACGHGATCGAPDEDLLFYLMARGLPRAAAESLLVQAFVGEAVESVTHEGARDALIGGIEAWLAARG
- the sufC gene encoding Fe-S cluster assembly ATPase SufC — its product is MLEIKNLVVQIEDNRILNGLNLTVNDGEVAAIMGPNGSGKSTLSYVIAGKEDYEVLDGEILLDGQNVLEMEADARAAAGIFLAFQYPLEIPGVGTMTFLKACLNAQRKARGEDELSTPDFIRAVNAAADKLEIDKEMLKRALNVGFSGGEKKRMEILQMALLAPKFCVLDETDSGLDIDALRIVSEGVNALRAEGRSFLVITHYQRLLNHIVPDTVHVMSKGRIVKTGGKELALELEASGYAEYRASEAA